CCATTTTTTAAGACTTCTGAGCGGataactttaaattatttacaagatTTTTAACAGCAAATAGAAGGCTATTccgatataaaataaataatattgatggAAAAATGAAGAAAACTCAACAAACTGCACATTGTTTTGAAAGTTATGACTTatgacagttatttttttttaataaataaaataaataaatgttcttAAAACTATTTAAGGCACTATTTAAAATGTTGCATTTATTTACtcgttcaataaattatctcaGTATCGATACAAAATCGATTgccgaaataaaataaaggtctAAATGTTAGAGCCTAAATGCAACTTTACGATTGTATAGTCTGTAGTGTGAAAGGATCCATTTTAGTCATTCATTTAACGAGTATTCACATATCATCTGTGATTCACATACTTTTCTATATCTGTGGAATGTATGGTGCTGTGGTGTGGTACTGTGTGTgtcgtaaatttttttttacaataataatttcaagattttcataaaatataagatgttttaaataacatttctaCCTTCAATTATAAGTGAAAATGGCTAAAGAAGGAGATATGTCTCTTTATCAAGACGTTCTTGAGCCTTTCAGGCGAGTGATAAACACCGATCCGCCGAAAGAAAAGTTGTCGGCGTCTGCAAAAATGAATTTCACGGATAGCAATCAATCTATAAAAGAAGGTAAAGTCGAAGAAATTTCATTAGTTTTCACCTTGGATTCTTCAATATAGGACTTGtccatgattttatttttcctcgTTCTTTACAGGTTTGTCTAACCTATTATCAATTGGTAAAAGAAAGTCAAGTTTGAGCATGGTTGATGCTACGCCGGACAAGAGGCAGCGTACTGAGTCCTGCTCGGCTTCTGTACCTCCGTCACCCTGGGAGGCCAAGAGAATGAAGATCGACTTGATTGCAGCTAAAGCGCAggttcaattttaaaattgttaacACTTTCAAAACATAGTGGTTGCcttcgggtgacactctttcccggccaggataacaccgacatggaaataccggccctgttttttgtgtacacgcccatagaaactgacaggagcttctatgggcgagtacacgaaaaacagggtcggtttctccatcccggtattatccgggccgggaaagagtgtcacccgttgCCTTCTCTTCTTCATTTGTTTCTTTAaccttggagtggcaagcgtccgggtcccggcacacccttgtttggcaggcgaccgtctcccggcacgctgtcaaaaacccttgagtgcaagcgaccggctccggtcgttggcgggtgacgtatttcaataacaaatataaactggtagacctatatctcgcttgcttattcttgcagaatgcgttcataaatagacaaggatggcatttattaacaaCATTAcgaagaaatttcgttcttatcgtttactcaagtttcactgtgtggccgctgccgtgcgctgtattttggaaacctcgtatatactattatttgatattgaaagactataaaagggctttgttcgtaaataaattaatattttacgaaataaatcagtgtttcctacaggtaatgttttattttgtaattatagttattttacatgactgagaaaatttggttatcagatatttgataatgagaataaagttcacagaaattgaaggtcattcattgttatttaattagatatgccattttatgctaaactatcactgtaaggcttatctataaaattaaagtagtttttttttggtgatatttttaataaaattcgcgaattcgcgaaattaattcgtaggtgtcactgcagtcaagaaagattttttcaaatgccgcgccgcttgacagtaaattttaaattatggcGCTGCCATTCCACAGGTTAAAACTGTCATTAGTTTTAAAGTTGTGCAAACATCTTAAGAGTCATTGTTCATAACCAGAGGTAGTTCTTGTGGTGGTGGTGCATTAATAGTTCACACTTAATTCCCGTTGCATAAATATTCAATCAGTACATTGCTAACTGAGCATATGGGGGTTTGATCTTTGTTTATGTACAAAGTTCATTTTAGCACAAAAATTGGGGGTCCTGAATACTCTTTATAGGTGCAGTGACTTTAAAATatatcaacataaaataatacaaattagGTTTGTAAGTGGAGATAAGCAGGGTGTCCCTAAGTTTATCCATTgcatagtacccataacacaagctttgcttacttcaGGTCTAGGTctattggtgtgaagtgtcctgtgatatttattattctttgtTTACAGATTACTAAACTTGAGGCCCGTGTGAACCATCAGCACACTATACGTAAAGAAATGCAGATTCTCTTTGAAGAGGAGAAAGCGTCATTAACAGAACAACACAAGAGAGATGAACGGGCCCTGTCTGATATGGAAGACAGGCTTAATATAATAAGACGGAGAGAACAGGAGATTAAGGATGAATTAAGCGAGGTATCATAGTGTTTAACTATAAACTTACAAACAATACTCTCTTTTTTATAAGGGCACACAGGGCCCACAACTTCTTGGGGGCCCAAAACTCAGAAATATTTGCTAACACTAAAATAATGAGATTTTGTTATCAATGAAACTTATATTCGTTGATGCCCATAATGTCCGGCATGTTCTAAAATTACTCTGCAGATGTAATATTTATCCAGTAATGTATTgatacatttgtaatttaaatgACAATCATTTATAACAACCATTTGGTCCTTAAAGGTGGTTTATCATTATAACCAgtgttatttaaatgtaaaaggctTTCGGGACTTTTCTTGGTTATAATGCCTAATTGATAGGTATGTTGTTATAAACGGACTAAAATGGATTGAATTTTTTTGAAGAATAACCAAAAACTTGCCAGCAAATTTGCTAAAACTTATTTATGGATGATCTATTTCAGTCAATAAAGGAGCATAGGGAATATAAGACTAAATGGGAGGGAGAGAAGTCAGAGCTACAGAAACAAATAGCAGAGTTGAAGGATAAGCTGCTGGAAGCCAATGTTAGCAACAAGGACCAGATCTCAGAGATGAAGAAAGATATGGATGAATTGTTACAGGTAAGAATCTTACCGTAAGATAATCCTTAATactgtaaatgtgaaagtttgtgtgggGAACAAACTTGAAAGACATTTACTTGGTATCCAGATAGCTGGATTTCTGAAATAtcccataggctacttttctgGAACATAGTGACATTTGGTgcgctaaagcctcgttaaaatatcagataaaaaaaaaattgccggcTCTAAAGGTTTATACATGGAAAGTTGTGGCTAAGGTTGTGCCAAAGTGTTTTTATGAAAGAGAATAACATTTTAATGTGGCTATGTAAATCTCAAAAATTTTCAATGCCAACAGTTCAAATATCTGCCTGCCAGAGGAGAGCACTTGTTAAAAGTACAATGTATGAGAGAAAAAGACTTATATTTTGCGCAGCTCAGCATACAAAGGGTTAAGTTTTGAACTTACTATTTAGCTAGGCTTGGCATTGAAAACGGGCCATCCAAGTATGTAACACccattttgataattttttagcTCACCATTGTCACATATTTTGTGTGTGACATATATTATTGATAACCCCAAAGGATAGTAACATAATGAAGCTATACATATAGATTACTATTTTTACTATGGCTATTGTTAAAATACagctgttttttatttatttatttatcatacatTTGCTTACTGCCTAATCCATTCGCCAAACTGATATGACAGTTTGTTGGTGAGAATGCCAACAAATGAGAATGAAAATGATGGATGGAAATGAGAATGTACTTGTATGTTTTCAGGCATTAGAAGGTGCCCAGTCAGAGGTAGAAATGCTGAAGAAAGAATTAGCAAAGCAGACAAGCCGAGCGGAACAATGCACAGCACTTCGGACCAAGCTTGAGAAACAAACATTTGAATTACAACAAGTCACCAGTAAACTGAAGGAGATTCAGTATGAGAAGGACTCTTATAAAGACTGGCAGCAACAAGCTaaggtattaattaataaataatggacagaataagaataattactAAGAGCGTTTTTGATGCAAAACAATGTGTATTGTCCACAATAATATCTCAGGAATTAACTGCAACTATTGATATTTAAATAACGTAAAATTATGGGACACTTGgcacctattgacctagtcccaaattaagcaaatcTTGTACTGTGGGTATTAGGCAACaggtaaacatacttatattgacaaataaataaatacatattataacatCCAGACTCAAGAACAAACAaccatattattcatacaaatatctgccccaaccggTGTTTCAATTTGGGACCCtcagcttcatagtcaggttttgtaatcacttggctatccggttgtCTGGGTTAAAATGACCTTGAAGTTTCGGCCACATTCCAGCAGCTCGAGCATGAGTGACCAAAAGTCTTAACTTCTTAAGGGCCACCACCAACACACAACACCCTCTGAAACATAGGCGTGCCTTGGGTCAATTTCAGGATAGGCAGCGCCTTAAGATATGGTGcaaactagcgctgcctaccatGGAATTCACCGAATGCACACCAATGCTGAAGTAGCTTCTTTGACTTATACAGACGGCGCAAAAACGACTCACTAACATGGCCGAGCTGGAGAAGGAGGTGGCGCGCCTTAGGGCCACAGAGCGGTCCCTCCGAGACTCCATCTGCAATAAGTTGCTTTTGGAGGAGCAGGTGCACCAGCTGACAGCCAGGTTGGAGGCTCTGCAGCCGGCGCAGCAGGAGTTGCATGAAGctaaggtaagtaaaatttcaactttttttccACTTGACTTGGTCCTTTGAATTCCCGCTTATCAAGGTTTGACTACTACTTTCAATCAGGCACTAATACCCCCACGCTGTAGAGtcgaacaaattaaatcatgacccaaatttattattgaaaggttccaccctgggtcatgattcaattggTTCAACTGTACAGTCACTGTATGCCATctgtaatttttatacaaaagttcaaacatgaagtgacagcaaCAAAgtagtaattataataataataatcatttattttcggATAACAATACAACGattcaatacaaatattcttttcacacctctccttcagaaaagtaacttttcctccctgacgagagggagcaaagtgcaacttttctgttcaaggcttttctaagtgttttattacaaatgccatttttttgaagttgataattgtaaagccatgccagtttctatgctggttgttctttaataatgtttagattatttttttcaagtttcttaatgcttggtgtgaaaagttgtatgagccactcgggagcaaaattattttaatcttgggcgttaacacttggatccctcattacgctcaggattctattgtagaatccttcgctacattctggattcaatgtacgccctcgccgtaaatacaccattttgctcccttgtgacacaaataactattattactcaccacaaatcagtacaaaaaacctatatatacacatacattcagggtagacaataacTGAGTAACCAAGCATTGTTAGTGTATACTATGTTCATATGGGTCTATGTTAGTTAGTACCtaggccaatcaactattttaccaacactttgggcgtctcctgcgttaccaaaattgtctctggcgttaccaaaaaatcgtacttccaacaagatatttcacggtttaataggttgaacttacgtaggatcgCATgaattcatgtacaccatctattaaattacagaaaaaaagcaCCAAAGCaccaattaaattataaaaagctggaattgtttgaaaaatgtcgcggacagattagtgtcggtaaaaaagttgattgacccacctAAGCAGATTACATTAAATCAATTTCCATGACattcatgtacagtcgaggactAATTCATGAGCCCCCTGGAAccatttcaaaggaaaagtcactaccatttaagattggtttggaatctttttaaataaataaaaaagattccaaaaaaccaatcttaatttgattgcttaataacgatatctcttgtccgggtgagcggttagttccaatgaaatgccgaaagtttctcgatgagggctacggtatagatgtcgcta
This portion of the Choristoneura fumiferana chromosome 14, NRCan_CFum_1, whole genome shotgun sequence genome encodes:
- the Mad1 gene encoding mitotic arrest-deficient 1 isoform X2; translated protein: MAKEGDMSLYQDVLEPFRRVINTDPPKEKLSASAKMNFTDSNQSIKEGLSNLLSIGKRKSSLSMVDATPDKRQRTESCSASVPPSPWEAKRMKIDLIAAKAQITKLEARVNHQHTIRKEMQILFEEEKASLTEQHKRDERALSDMEDRLNIIRRREQEIKDELSESIKEHREYKTKWEGEKSELQKQIAELKDKLLEANVSNKDQISEMKKDMDELLQALEGAQSEVEMLKKELAKQTSRAEQCTALRTKLEKQTFELQQVTSKLKEIQYEKDSYKDWQQQAKTAQKRLTNMAELEKEVARLRATERSLRDSICNKLLLEEQVHQLTARLEALQPAQQELHEAKVKLASLESSLAEWKAAARAHGADSARALAAALDHALTNQLTAVAGHSQAQSQLAAVTEETATLKYERDKATTKLNDLQTVRKSQESLIHRLQKRLLLVTRERDSYRQQLDCYEKELTVTLTGEGGAAGSAALLAARVEQLERALQGYRDLLAMQDQNSHATVVEALRADVSKWRDAAEAARRDTAKLRAQRDNLQGQIERLSVPTTKVIHLADNPAALAHKQVQGDLEAANEEIKKLKAALREGGSGGCPDELLQIKQQLENSQIKLQSDEESTPAAVDN